Below is a genomic region from Paenibacillus rhizovicinus.
GAGTATGAACGAACGCATTCTTGTCATCGAAGATGAAGACGGCATCGCGCGGATTCTCCAGCTCGAGCTGGAGCATGAAGGCTATATCGTCGGCCGCGCTTCGGACGGCAGGAGCGGTTTGGAGCAGGCGACGAACGGCGAGTGGGACATGCTGCTGCTCGACGTCATGCTTCCAGGACTGAACGGCATCGAGGTGCTGCGGCGCATCAGGCAGGCCGGCAATCCCATTCCGATCATTCTATTAACGGCGCGAGATACGATTCCGGACAAAGTCAGCGGATTCGAGCATGGCGCCAATGATTATATAACGAAGCCCTTCGCGATGGAGGAGCTGCTTGCGCGGGTACGCAATTTGCTTCGTATCTTCCAGCAGCAGCCGAAGGAGCCGGAGAGTCCGGACGTGTTGAAGGCCGCCGATCTTTCGATCGAGCTTCGCACGCGCAAAGTGTTCCGCAAGGATCTGGCGATCGAATTGACGCCGCGGGAATTCGAACTGCTCGTCTATTTGGCCGAGCACCGGAACGAAGAGAAGTCGCGCGAAGATATTTTATCCGAGGTGTGGGGCTATGATTTTATCGGAGAAACGAATCTCGTGGACGTCTATATTCGTTATTTGAGGCAGAAAGTCGACAAAGGCTATCGTCATAAGCTGATCCATACCGTCCGCGGCGTCGGATATATGCTAAAGGAGCCGGATGCATGACGCTTCGTCGCCGATTTACGTTTTTTACGATATTTTGGCTAATTTTTATATTGATCTTGTTTAATATTTTCGTTTACTTGTTCGTGATCAAAATCACGATCCGCAGCGAAGACCAATTACTGACGAATAAAGTGAATATTTTGCTGGAGGACCCCAGAATCAATGATCCCAATCAGCTAGCCAGCATGGATTTGCTGCGGGATTATTATAATGTGAGCGAATTGATGCGGATCGTCGATAGCAATGGCAAAGTGGTCAATACGCAGGGATCGGACCCGGAGTTGCTCGCGCTCAAGCCGGACTTCTCCATCAAGCACGACACGGGGATGTTCTTCATCGAAGGACGCCGCGTGCTCTATATGAAGGTGCCGCTCTTTCACGATAACGAAATTATCGGGACGCTGGAACTTTATCGCAAGCTTACGTTGCTAGACAGTTACTTGAAGGTTTTGGTCATCGCGTTGACGATTACGAGTATCGGAGCGATTCTGTTCGCGATATTCGGCACGTATTGGTTCACGTCGCGCTTAACGTCGCCGATTCAGCATATGGTGCAGACGATGCGGGAGATCGACCGGAGCGGCAAGCTGCGCAAGATCGAGCTGGCCCAGAGGGATCAGTCCGCGGAGCTGCTGCAGCTCGCACGGGCGTTCAATCAAATGATCGACCGGCTGGACCGGACCTTTGAACGCCAGAAGCAATTCGTGGCCGATGCTTCCCACGAGCTGAAGACGCCGCTTACGGTCATCAGCAGCTATGCCGGCTTGTTGAAGCGATGGGGACGCGATGACGCGAACATCCGCGACGAAGCGATCGAAGCGATCAGCAAAGAATCCCAGCGGCTGCAAAATCTCACGAAATCGATGCTTCAGTTGGCGCAAGCCGAGCAGGAAGACTGGTTGAAGCTCGAAACCTTCAATCTCGTTCAACTGGCCGACGAGACGGCGGATATGCTGCACATGACGTTCCAGCGGATGATCCGCGTCCATACGACGGGCAAGCAAGACATCCGATTGAGCGCGGACAAAGAGAAAATCCGCCAATTGCTCGTCATATTAATCGATAATGCCATTAAATACAGCAAGGAACCGATCGATATCACGCTGTCGCTTCATAAGAACGTCGTTCGTTTCTCCGTGACCGATAAAGGGATCGGTATTCCCGAGGACGAAATGCCGTATTTGTTCGAACGCTTCTATCGTGTGGACGGCGCCAGAAGCCGGACTACGGGCGGAGTCGGGCTCGGCCTGTCCATCGCCAAGCGGATCGTGGACTTGCATGAAGGCCAAATCGA
It encodes:
- a CDS encoding response regulator transcription factor, giving the protein MNERILVIEDEDGIARILQLELEHEGYIVGRASDGRSGLEQATNGEWDMLLLDVMLPGLNGIEVLRRIRQAGNPIPIILLTARDTIPDKVSGFEHGANDYITKPFAMEELLARVRNLLRIFQQQPKEPESPDVLKAADLSIELRTRKVFRKDLAIELTPREFELLVYLAEHRNEEKSREDILSEVWGYDFIGETNLVDVYIRYLRQKVDKGYRHKLIHTVRGVGYMLKEPDA
- a CDS encoding HAMP domain-containing sensor histidine kinase yields the protein MTLRRRFTFFTIFWLIFILILFNIFVYLFVIKITIRSEDQLLTNKVNILLEDPRINDPNQLASMDLLRDYYNVSELMRIVDSNGKVVNTQGSDPELLALKPDFSIKHDTGMFFIEGRRVLYMKVPLFHDNEIIGTLELYRKLTLLDSYLKVLVIALTITSIGAILFAIFGTYWFTSRLTSPIQHMVQTMREIDRSGKLRKIELAQRDQSAELLQLARAFNQMIDRLDRTFERQKQFVADASHELKTPLTVISSYAGLLKRWGRDDANIRDEAIEAISKESQRLQNLTKSMLQLAQAEQEDWLKLETFNLVQLADETADMLHMTFQRMIRVHTTGKQDIRLSADKEKIRQLLVILIDNAIKYSKEPIDITLSLHKNVVRFSVTDKGIGIPEDEMPYLFERFYRVDGARSRTTGGVGLGLSIAKRIVDLHEGQIDVFSKPEQGTTISIAIPQRK